One genomic segment of Impatiens glandulifera chromosome 6, dImpGla2.1, whole genome shotgun sequence includes these proteins:
- the LOC124941899 gene encoding uncharacterized protein LOC124941899 isoform X1, with the protein MKCKQGKGKRKPRPSRASTSKVNQVVQDIASFYNGGNSDLEQSGGVQISSRMEGETPRKDNTQSNPLADFGRVALANARMGDNMRSFPAPSVSANFSKNSKSSVKKSTKGVASSSMRPCNDDVNRTRTERSPAPPRQSRSSHSGVPYKDRELKVALEVIRKIMETDAAVPFNIPVDDTDVPDYYDIIDTPMDFSTIRRNLDAGVVYKNSKDVFHDVEYIWNNCYKYNKKGSFIVELGNRVKKNFSKLWAEAGLDGKLVDDIINVIAEPMTMHNKHVPQAQIQLGPVINCISHQQQPEQSTDQNHFQPITDNNRCRNGDFAPPAQPESMNRSPKVRTSLRASLKKRTPKSKASMPAGVGPMIDNHHQQDNQKVSCKPNVGLDSATSPPMASSARTARQESRHRADHVDYNSLHNTPHVNTVERASHNLFVNYRQPQSFIPSPVPNGGTEVDSASSPPMASSARTARQESRHRADPVDNNSLHSTPHVNTVERSSHNLLVNYRQPQTSIPSPVPNGGTEVSPLNKSSSNCMKKRGRGPTKCLQLWNSITKITVVVDEFGHPIGNEAPKLINFLGTIARNGHIAPLNYIDWRALPDENKEKMWEQVQSRFDIDPQCKDWIIKSLGKKWKDWKAQLKIHHYSVHDNDKDRLEDCDERVLPDQWKILVSFWNSDEAKERSMKAKASRAHQKINHTSGTKSFARIREEQRSKMPDRKPPSRADLFIMTRTRKDGRPINDDSSKLISELREHAAQQEGTSKDGGIEDDIFSKVMGNDRHGRPRTYGLGPATSEVTIVAKDTNHEVVEARKEVREIKERLATMEQSHAQITAQMMAQMTEILSRMPVTNKKGPEHEHIANKKGPEDEHVANAVILASDPVPIERVDVSPIISNESSSKEVYQLSSQRSTTRKRGIPQTQRTTTKRVNCFCFQKSYSLHSFLFKFFIE; encoded by the exons ATGAAGTGCAAACAAGGGAAAGGGAAAAGGAAACCTAGGCCATCACGTGCATCAACTTCAAAAGTAAACCAGGTGGTTCAAGATATAGCTAGTTTCTACAATGGAGGAAACTCGGATTTAGAACAATCAGGTGGTGTTCAGATCAGCTCTAGAATGGAGGGCGAAACACCTCGAAAGGACAATACTCAAAGCAATCCACTAGCTGATTTCGGACGTGTAGCATTGGCGAATGCTAGAATGGGTGACAATATGAGGTCATTTCCTGCACCATCTGTTTCTGCTAACTTTTCCAAGAACTCCAAAAGCTCAGTCAAAAAGTCAACAAAAGGGGTAGCTTCCTCAAGTATGAGGCCTTGTAATGATGATGTAAACAGGACAAGAACTGAGAGGTCCCCAGCCCCACCAAGACAATCTAGATCGTCCCATTCGGGTGTTCCATACAAGGATCGAGAATTAAAAGTTGCTTTGGAG GTCATCAGAAAGATTATGGAAACAGATGCTGCTGTACCCTTCAACATCCCAGTGGATGACACTGACGTACCT GATTACTATGACATCATTGATACGCCAATGGATTTTAGCACAATACGCCGCAATCTTGATGCTGGTGTTGTGTACAAGAATTCGAAGGATGTTTTCCATGATGTTGAATATATTTGGAATAACTGTTACAAGTATAACAAGAAAGGAAGTTTCATAGTGGAGCTCGGAAATCGGGTGAAGAAGAATTTCTCAAAGCTCTGGGCTGAAGCTGGCTTGGATGGGAAACTAGTAGATGACATCATCAACG TTATTGCAGAGCCCATGACCATGCACAACAAACATGTGCCTCAGGCTCAAATCCAATTGGGTCCAGTGATAAATTGCATCAGCCACCAGCAGCAGCCAGAACAATCCACTGATCAGAACCATTTCCAACCAATAACTGACAATAACAGATGTAGAAATG GAGATTTTGCGCCACCAGCACAACCAGAATCCATGAATAGGAGTCCAAAAGTTAGGACTAGCCTAAGAGCATCCCTTAAGAAAAGGACCCCTAAAAGTAAGGCTAGCATGCCAGCGGGTGTGGGTCCCATGATTGACAACCACCACCAACAAGACAATCAGAAGGTGTCTTGTAAACCAAATGTTGGTTTAG atTCTGCCACATCACCTCCCATGGCTTCCAGTGCAAGGACCGCTAGACAAGAGTCCAGACATCGAGCAGACCATGTGGATTACAACAGCCTACACAACACGCCTCATGTTAATACTGTTGAGCGCGCCTCCCATAATCTCTTTGTAAACTACAGACAGCCACAATCTTTCATTCCATCACCAGTTCCAAACGGGGGAACTGAAG TAGATTCTGCCTCATCACCTCCCATGGCTTCCAGTGCAAGGACAGCTAGACAAGAGTCCAGACATCGAGCAGACCCAGTGGATAACAACAGCCTACACAGCACGCCTCATGTTAATACTGTTGAGCGCTCCTCCCATAATCTCCTTGTAAACTACAGACAGCCACAAACTTCCATTCCATCACCAGTTCCAAACGGGGGAACTGAAG TCTCCCCATTAAACAAGAGCAGCTCGAATTGTATGAAGAAGAGAGGCCGTGGCCCAACCAAGTGTCTCCAGCTATGGAACAGTATAACTAAGATTACTGTTGTTGTTGATGAGTTTGGTCATCCCATCGGTAATGAGGCTCCAAAACTGATTAATTTTCTTGGTACCATAGCACGAAATGGGCACATAGCTCCTCTTAACTATATTGATTGGCGGGCCTTACCCGATGAAAATAAGGAAAAGATGTGGGAGCAAGTTCAG TCAAGATTTGATATTGACCCGCAATGTAAAGATTGGATCATAAAGTCACTAGGGAAGAAATGGAAGGATTGGAAGGCTCAATTGAAGATTCATCACTACAGTGTTCATGATAATGATAAGGACAGGTTGGAAGACTGTGATGAAAGAGTTCTTCCAGATCAATGGAAAATCCTTGTGTCATTTTGGAACTCTGACGAGGCAAAg GAGCGCAGCATGAAGGCCAAGGCTAGTAGGGCCCACCAAAAGATCAATCACACCTCAGGGACCAAAAGCTTTGCTCGAATAAGAGAGGAGCAG CGTTCAAAGATGCCTGACCGGAAGCCACCATCAAGGGCAGACCTATTCATAATGACTCGTACCCGTAAAGACGGACGCCCTATCAACGATGATTCGTCAAAATTGATT TCAGAGCTTCGTGAACACGCAGCCCAACAAGAGGGAACGTCTAAAGATGGAGGAATTGAAGACGATATATTCTCTAAAGTCATGGGAAACGATAGGCATGGACGCCCTCGTACTTATGGACTGGGTCCCGCAACTTCTGAAGTGACTATCGTGGCGAAAGATACTAATCATGAAGTCGTAGAGGCCAGAAAGGAGGTTCGGGAGATTAAGGAGAGGTTGGCTACTATGGAACAATCGCATGCACAAATAACTGCCCAAATGATGGCTCAGATGACTGAGATTTTGTCGAGAATGCCTGTCACGAATAAGAAGGGTCCTGAACATGAACACATAGCAAATAAGAAGGGTCCTGAAGATGAACATGTAGCAAATGCAGTTATTTTGGCATCTGATCCCGTCCCTATTGAAAGA GTTGATGTTTCTCCTATCATTTCTAATGAATCATCATCCAAGGAGGTGTATCAGTTGTCATCCCAG AGGTCGACTACCAGAAAGAGAGGGATTCCACAGACTCAGAGAACGACTACCAAGAGGGTAAACTGTTTTTGTTTTCAGAAATCATATAGTTTacatagttttttatttaaattttttattgaataa